TATCTCTTTTGTTGCTTTTGAAATTCCGCCAAAAACAGCCTTTTCGTTTTCAAATTTTGTATCAAGTGCTAGCTTTTTCTCATTTAGGTCAGCTATCTCTTTTTCGATCTCGCCAAGTCTTTCTTTGTTTTTATCAGCATCCTCCATCTTTAGAGCTTCTTTTTCTACTTGAAGCGTTACGATTTCGCGTTTTATCTTTGAAAGCTCGTATGGCTCGCTCTCTATTTGCATCTTAAGCTCAGCTGCTGCCTCGTCTATAAGGTCGATCGCTTTATCTGGCAAGAAGCGGTTTGCGATGTAGCGGTCACTTAACCTTGCTGCGGCAACTAGCGCGCTATCTGTTATCGTGATGCCGTGGTGAACTTCAAGACGCTCTTTTATGCCACGTAAAATTTGAAGTGCCTCATTTACGCTTGGCTCTTTAACGTCTATTGGTTGAAAACGTCTTTGAAGCGCCGCATCTTTTTCAAAGTACTTTCTATACTCTTTTAATGTCGTCGCACCAACAGCGTGAAGCTCGCCACGTGCAAGAGCTGGTTTTAGGATATTTGCAGCATCCATTCCACCCTCGCTCGCACCAGCTCCAACTATGGTGTGAATTTCATCTATAAAAAGTATGATGTTACCAGCTTTTTTGACCTCGTCGATGACAGCTTTTAATCTATCTTCAAACTCGCCTCTATACTTTGCACCAGCTACGACTGCACTCATATCAAGCGCGATGACACGCTTGTTTGCAAGGCTTGTTGGCACGTCGCGAGCCACTATCTTTTGAGCCAAGCCCTCAACGATGGCTGTTTTACCAACGCCTGGCTCACCGAGCAAGATAGGGTTGTTTTTGCTCTTTCTTATTAAAATTTGCATCATTCTAGTGATCTCTTCATCACGGCCAATGACTGGATCAAGCTCTTTATTTAGCGCTTTTTGCGTTAGATCGATACCAAATTTCTCTAAGCTATCAAGAGTATCATCGCCAGTTTGGCTATCTATCTTTTTACCGCCTCTTATGCTCTCAAGGTTCTTTTTGATCTCTAAGATGTCGCAAAATTTGCTTAAAATTTGTTTGATCTCACTAAGCTCAAGAGATGAGATGATCCATGTATCAACAGCTATGTAGCTATCTCCCATGCTTACCATCAACGCTTTTGCATTTTCAAGAGAATTTATAAGCTCTCTTGAAACTGAAACGTTATCTTTTGTAACGTTTGAGCTACTTGGAAGTGAAGAAATTTTACTTTTTACTTCAAGCTCGACGGCGTCTTTACTTACATTCATTTTATTAAACACTTGGTTTAAAATAGAATTGCTATCTGCAAGCAAAGCCCAAAAAATATGAAGCGGAACAACTTGCGGATTTTTAGAAAATATCGCTAAACTAATACCTTTTTCAAGAGTTTCTTGCATCTGAGCTGTTAAATTTTCTGTTATATCAGCCATTAAATCTCCTTGGATTATTTTATATGGTCGCCATTATATAACTTTAGTCTTATATTGTCAAGTATTTTTATAATGCTTGTCACTCTTTTTATTTAATTGCTAAAATTTGCTGTTATAAATTTGTATCAAAAACTATCTAAAAGCAAAAATATAAGCTTAAATTTATACTTTTTTTAGCCAAAAGCTAATAGAATTGAGCCAAAAGTTATAGGAGAAATTTTGAATAAATTTAGTAGATTTTTTGCACTAAAAATTACAGGTGCTTTGCTTATCTCAAGTGTAGCAGTGAATGCACTTTTTGCAAAGAGTGAAGACGAAGCAAGTGCGAAGCTTGAAGCACTTTCAAAGCTTACAAAAACAATTTCAACCGTTGAAAAATACTATGTTGATGATATTAAATTTAAAGAGATCATTGATAAAGCCATAGCAGGGTTAATGCAAAATTTAGATGCCCACTCAAGCTTTTTAAATGAAAAAGCTTACAAAGATATGCAGGTGCAAACAAGTGGAGAATTTGGTGGCCTTGGCATAACAGTTGGCATGAAAGATAGCGCACTAACCGTTATTTCACCGATAGAAGATACCCCAGCTGATAAAGCAGGTATAAAATCAGGCGATATTATCTTAAGGATAGATGGCAACTCAACTATCGGCACAACGATAGATGAAGCTGTAAATAAAATGCGTGGCAAGCCAAAAACTCCAA
This window of the Campylobacter concisus genome carries:
- a CDS encoding ATP-dependent Clp protease ATP-binding subunit, whose translation is MADITENLTAQMQETLEKGISLAIFSKNPQVVPLHIFWALLADSNSILNQVFNKMNVSKDAVELEVKSKISSLPSSSNVTKDNVSVSRELINSLENAKALMVSMGDSYIAVDTWIISSLELSEIKQILSKFCDILEIKKNLESIRGGKKIDSQTGDDTLDSLEKFGIDLTQKALNKELDPVIGRDEEITRMMQILIRKSKNNPILLGEPGVGKTAIVEGLAQKIVARDVPTSLANKRVIALDMSAVVAGAKYRGEFEDRLKAVIDEVKKAGNIILFIDEIHTIVGAGASEGGMDAANILKPALARGELHAVGATTLKEYRKYFEKDAALQRRFQPIDVKEPSVNEALQILRGIKERLEVHHGITITDSALVAAARLSDRYIANRFLPDKAIDLIDEAAAELKMQIESEPYELSKIKREIVTLQVEKEALKMEDADKNKERLGEIEKEIADLNEKKLALDTKFENEKAVFGGISKATKEIDSLKSQAEIAKRNGDLQKAAEIEYGKIADAKKHKHELEEKWEGMKKEGVLLKNQVDEELVAEILSKWTGISVKKMLTSEKEKYLRIEEHLRESVVGQDDALHALARAVKRNKAGLNEGQRPIGSFLFLGPTGVGKTQSAKALAKFLFDDEKALIRFDMSEYMEKHSVSRLLGAPPGYVGYDEGGQLTEAVRRRPYSVILFDEVEKAHKDVFNILLGILDDGRATDNKGVTVDFKNTIIILTSNIASNLIMELKGEDRDVAVKNELKNYFKPEFLNRLDDTIIFNPLNEQGLISIVEIMFKELEKTLHNRGIKAVLSEEAKKFIAKAGFDIVYGARPLRRALYELVEDKIADMILKDELESGDEITIDSDGEKIIIKKK